DNA from Arthrobacter sp. StoSoilB19:
GATGAGCATGTGGAGGCCGACGCCGTCCACGAGCAGATCGCAGGCCGGGACCTCGCCGGCGGCCTCGTCGAAGCCGAACCGGAACTCCTCGCGGACGTCCTGTTTGGGGCCACTGCCGCCATGGCCCTCGACGGCCGGCTGTCCGCCCATCTGATGTCCTCATGGGAAGCCGGCGCATCATCGCTGCGGGCGGCCGTGCCGGCCGCAGCATGACTACGACGAAAGCGGTGCAGGCATGAAACCCGGACAGCATGGAACAGGATCGGACATGGACCAGGAATCCGCCGCGGGCTCCATCGTGGTCTGCCCGGACGGGCCCCTGATCGTCAGGGGTGATTTCGAGATCGTCACCCCATCCGGGGACGCGGTGCCCTGCGACCGCAGGACCGTTGCCTTGTGCCGCTGCGGCGCCTCGGCCATCAAGCCCTACTGCGACGGCACGCACAAGATGATCAAGTTCCGCACCGAGCCGCCCGCGAAGTAGTCCAACAAGCCATTTAGTCCAACAACCCGCCTGCAGCACGCCACGGCCTTGCCCGGACCGGCACGGGCGTACGGCTAGGCTGGAGGCAGTCCGTTTTCCGCCCGCAAGGAGTAATAGGAATGAACCTTTTCATCAAGCTGCTCGGAACCGGGGTGAGCCTCGGCGCAGGCCTGGCCGGCACCAAGCTGGTCAACACCATCTGGGAGAAGACCACCGGGCAGAAAGCCCCCACCGGCAAGAACGAGGATGTCCCCACCAGCCTGCGTTCGGCGTTGACCTTCGCGCTGATCTCGGCGTCCGTCAGCGCCATCATCCAGGTGCTGGCCAACCGCGGCACCCAGCGCGCCATCACCCGCTTCGCCAAGTCGCAGGACATCGTCTAGCTCCCGGCGTTACCCGCCGCCGTCGGGGCTGTCTTTCCGGGCAGCCTCGGCGGCGGCTTTTTGCACCACGGCCTCCAGCTCGTCGGCCGTGAGCAGCTCCCGGTGCAGGTGCTTGGTGCGGTACCCCGCGCGGCCCACCATGTGCGCGGACACCGGTACGGTGAGCAGCTGGAAGATCCAGGCAACCACCAGGACGGGCCATACCCACCACGTCCGCATCTGCAGTCCAATAGCCGCCAGCAGCAGGAACAGGCCCAGGACCTGCGGTTTGGTGGCCGCGTGCATGCGGCTCAGCAGGTCGGGGAAGCGGAGCAGGCCGATGGCGGCGCCCAGGGACATGAGCGCCCCCACCACCATGAATACTGCCGAGACGGCGTCGATCCAGCCGTCGGGACCGGACAAGTCAGGATTCATCGGGCTTCACCCTTCGGTCCGCCACAAAACGGGCCACGGTGACGGACCCGATGAAGCCGATGATGGAAATGGCCACCACCAGCATGAGGTTGTTCAGGTGCCGGTTCACGGCCATGTCGATGCACAGGGCTCCGGCCAGGATGGCCAGGAGGACGTCGGCCGCCAGCACCCGGTCCAGCAATGACGGGCCGCGGGCGATCCGCATGATGGCACCGGCCGCAGCAAGCGAGAAGATGACGGCTGTAACAGCCAGGACAACATGCATCACGTGGCGGCCTCCATTCGGACGGCTTCGAGTTCCTCCGGGCTGCCCATGATGCGGATCAGGCCGGCCTCGATGGACCGGACTTCGTTCCGCAGGCCCTCCACGTCCTGCTTGGAGGCGATGTTGAGCGCGTGCAGGTAGAGGGTGGATGTGGAGCGGTCCACCTCGACCACCAGGGACCCCGGGATCAGGGAGATCACGTGGCCGGTGGCGGTGACGATCAGGTCCTGGTGGCTGCGCAGCCTCACAGCAACGACGGCG
Protein-coding regions in this window:
- a CDS encoding monovalent cation/H+ antiporter complex subunit F; translation: MMHVVLAVTAVIFSLAAAGAIMRIARGPSLLDRVLAADVLLAILAGALCIDMAVNRHLNNLMLVVAISIIGFIGSVTVARFVADRRVKPDES
- the mnhG gene encoding monovalent cation/H(+) antiporter subunit G, translating into MNPDLSGPDGWIDAVSAVFMVVGALMSLGAAIGLLRFPDLLSRMHAATKPQVLGLFLLLAAIGLQMRTWWVWPVLVVAWIFQLLTVPVSAHMVGRAGYRTKHLHRELLTADELEAVVQKAAAEAARKDSPDGGG
- a CDS encoding CDGSH iron-sulfur domain-containing protein, which encodes MDQESAAGSIVVCPDGPLIVRGDFEIVTPSGDAVPCDRRTVALCRCGASAIKPYCDGTHKMIKFRTEPPAK
- a CDS encoding DUF4235 domain-containing protein; the encoded protein is MNLFIKLLGTGVSLGAGLAGTKLVNTIWEKTTGQKAPTGKNEDVPTSLRSALTFALISASVSAIIQVLANRGTQRAITRFAKSQDIV